In Chitinophaga oryzae, the sequence CGGACCTGCTGATCCCTGATCCGAAACAATCGTCCAAATAATTATTCACAGTACGCATTAGCTAAAAATACATAGTCAAACATAGCAGAGATGGGAATGAGTATACAACAAATAATTTTCATGGTGCTTTCCGTCATCGCCCTGGTGTCGGCGCTGGGGGTGGTATTGAGTAAGAATCCCGTGACGAGCGTATTGTGTCTGATCGTAACCTTCTTTACCATTGCAGGCCATTACATTATGCTGAACGCCCAGTTCCTGGCTGTCGTGCATATCATCGTATATGCCGGCGCTATCATGGTATTGTTCCTTTATGTGATGATGCTGATGAACCTGAACGCGGAGCTGGAGCCTCAGAAGCGCAACT encodes:
- a CDS encoding NADH-quinone oxidoreductase subunit J family protein: MSIQQIIFMVLSVIALVSALGVVLSKNPVTSVLCLIVTFFTIAGHYIMLNAQFLAVVHIIVYAGAIMVLFLYVMMLMNLNAELEPQKRNWLKYAGAISGGALLVVLVAALRDASMPTVGAEANEIGLIKNLGQMLFTQYVVPFEVSSILFLSAMVGAVVIGKKD